One window of Cetobacterium sp. 8H genomic DNA carries:
- a CDS encoding nucleoside recognition domain-containing protein, with product MLTAEQKKSITGWGSLFILMVMFSGLLKDHQTLRAFDFSYLLGKFGIITDKINFTGKGGDGTRQGFLVALTLAPSLMLSSGLITVAQELGALEAASKFFSPILRPLMGIPGSAGLAFVSSFTSSDVGAIMTRELYSDNYITEEERAIFVAYQYASSGVVTNTISAGGPLLGISLLPLGGIIMIQFAMKIVGANIVRLIIKKSKKSVEYAA from the coding sequence ATGTTAACAGCAGAACAAAAAAAGTCAATAACTGGTTGGGGATCACTATTTATATTGATGGTAATGTTTTCAGGATTATTAAAAGATCATCAAACATTAAGAGCTTTTGATTTTAGTTATCTTTTAGGAAAATTTGGAATAATAACAGACAAGATAAATTTTACTGGAAAAGGCGGAGATGGAACAAGACAGGGTTTTTTAGTGGCATTAACCTTAGCGCCATCATTGATGCTATCATCCGGACTAATAACTGTTGCTCAAGAACTGGGAGCATTAGAAGCGGCTTCTAAATTTTTTAGTCCAATTTTAAGGCCATTAATGGGAATTCCAGGGAGTGCAGGGCTAGCATTTGTAAGTTCTTTTACATCATCGGATGTTGGGGCAATTATGACAAGAGAGTTATATAGTGATAACTATATAACAGAAGAGGAAAGAGCTATATTTGTGGCATATCAATATGCCTCATCAGGAGTTGTAACAAATACTATATCAGCAGGTGGTCCATTGTTAGGAATATCATTACTTCCTCTTGGTGGAATTATAATGATTCAATTTGCAATGAAAATAGTGGGTGCAAATATAGTGAGACTTATTATAAAAAAAAGTAAAAAAAGTGTTGAATATGCAGCTTAA
- a CDS encoding YbhB/YbcL family Raf kinase inhibitor-like protein, which produces MKNGFILESSGIENGYIKDKYGKYGNQKLDKMPSLSIPLKWSGAPENTKSYALIMQDYDAIPVTGFSWIHWIVLIPKTVTELKENASLNNEEIIQGVNSWVSSMGGLSKENASHFGGPTPPDREHTYSIALYALDKDIKLQSGFYLNELYKEIEGHILDQVTLKGNYKK; this is translated from the coding sequence ATGAAAAATGGATTTATTTTAGAAAGTAGTGGAATTGAAAACGGGTACATAAAAGATAAGTATGGAAAATATGGGAATCAAAAATTAGATAAAATGCCCTCATTATCTATACCACTAAAATGGAGTGGAGCTCCAGAAAATACTAAAAGTTACGCTCTAATAATGCAAGATTATGATGCTATTCCTGTCACTGGATTTTCTTGGATACACTGGATTGTTTTAATTCCTAAAACGGTAACTGAATTAAAGGAGAATGCAAGCTTGAATAATGAAGAAATTATCCAAGGCGTTAATAGTTGGGTATCTTCGATGGGAGGATTGAGTAAGGAAAACGCTTCACATTTTGGTGGACCTACACCGCCAGATAGAGAACACACATATTCAATAGCACTATATGCGTTAGATAAAGATATAAAATTACAGTCAGGTTTTTACTTAAATGAATTATATAAGGAAATAGAAGGTCATATACTTGATCAAGTTACATTGAAGGGTAACTATAAAAAATAA
- a CDS encoding nucleoside recognition domain-containing protein, whose amino-acid sequence MEQVKNKQSVVEIFMKGAKKGLNITLEQIAPAMVLAYALIVFLRTTGLMDVIAKMLTPVMGLFGLPGEAALVIIAAFFAKAAGAATGLMLYQEGILTQEQATILYPAVILMGTLVGHYARIVIISGVSKKYYKLLLIVPLIDATLAMFVTRIILQISK is encoded by the coding sequence GTGGAGCAAGTAAAAAATAAACAAAGTGTTGTAGAAATATTTATGAAGGGAGCAAAAAAAGGTTTGAATATAACCTTGGAGCAAATTGCGCCAGCAATGGTTTTAGCATATGCACTAATTGTTTTTTTAAGAACAACAGGACTTATGGATGTAATTGCTAAAATGTTAACACCTGTTATGGGATTATTTGGTCTTCCTGGCGAAGCAGCTTTAGTTATAATTGCAGCCTTTTTTGCAAAAGCAGCAGGAGCTGCAACTGGATTAATGTTGTATCAAGAAGGTATATTAACTCAAGAACAAGCAACAATATTATATCCTGCGGTTATTCTAATGGGAACATTAGTTGGACATTATGCTAGAATAGTTATTATTTCAGGAGTTTCAAAAAAATATTATAAATTATTACTAATAGTACCACTAATAGATGCTACATTAGCTATGTTTGTAACAAGAATAATTTTACAAATATCAAAATAA